GATGGCGGTGCATTTTCATACCTCTTTAGGATTTGTTGAATATTCATGAACTATTTACAAGTCGACCAATGGCTGTATGCTGACGGCCCATCACGCCCACATATCCAAAATGACGTCATTGCCCCGCCCACATATCTGAAATTACATTTCTACTAGTAACAATTCCTTTTCAACATGTGGAAATtcaattgtagatatctgtaataaTGATTCTTACTAGTAAAAATTCaattacagatatctgcaaATGAGTTTCTACATGTCgaaatgtacaaatatatttGTAATGTGTACAATTATATTGTCGTCATCTTGTCAGAGAAATCAGCTTTCTCTCATTCTAAAACTCATGAAGGGATTTGGTTTATTAGAAACAACCTCCTAGAGCGACTAATTTACATAATGGGAAACTAGATGCTTATATGGAATTATGGAGTCCTTTTTTGACACAGACTGAGGAATCTCAGACCAAGGAGACCTAATCTAAATCATTACAGTGCCCTGGGTTCGACTGGCTTaagggaggggggagggagggaagaaaagttaaaaaaaacaagtttccTTCAAGATTGGTCATACTGCTTGCTATTTTGCATACACTtatggttttgttttaatgcaCTTTACTTTTCGATCTGTTGTGACTTATAGGAAATGCCTTACTTATTTACttactatgtttttatttttttaaatgaattccATGTTTTAATTCATTGTGTGCATTATTGGCACTATTATTGTTTAAGATGATTGTTTGTGAAGGaaacaataaaatttaaattggaaaaaaagaatgtGTTTCCTAAAATCCTGGTAAATACTCCAGCTGCAAACGGGCTTGATATAAAATTACTTCTGGTTTCTCTGCACTACTTAAGCTTCATCTGCATTCCTTTCTCTGCATTATTGGTGGTGGCCACCTGCCTATctctctgggaaaaaaaaaaaaaaatcttttaggaACAGAGCAACATAAGTGTTCATTATATGAGAACAGGTCAAGAAGACCGTCATAGTCACTGAATTAGAAATAAAAGTGCAGCGTTTCCATCAATCATTCACCATCACAATCATCATCAGAAAGGCTGGACTCCAAAAGAGGCTTAAACGCAATCAATCAAGCAAGGTCACCTTTCAGGTCTTTGGACCCCGCGAATGCCGAACCATCCTAAATACATTATAACATATTTACTCAAAAAGGGTCACCTTTTAGGTCTTATGACCCCGAAAAGGTTGGACACCCAAAAgtttaatcacagttaaatTAGCAAGTTTACCTTTCAGGTCATTTAAATGTCCACATGTCACCCCTAAAAAGGTTTAAACATATTCAATCAAGCAAGGTCTGTGGTGTATTCGGACcgtgagttttattttgtattttattttgatgatacTTCCGGTCGCCGGCTGCCGGCGTCCGTTGTTTTGTTGGGTAACTCGTCAGTGCTTCTCCTGAGGTTCACCATCCCCCACGGCGCTGCGGAGTAGGATCACACCTGCTGCATCCAATCTCGACTACCTACAAGAGGCTGCTCGTGATTTTCTGCAGTGCCAGAGTTTTGCTCTTACTCACCTGTGTGCCTCACTCCACGCTCACCTGCAGCTTTGTACAGCACTCTCTCCCACGACGATTCACTCCCTGGACCTTCCCCTAGTCtcaataaaacctttaaaactgcTTCATCATCTGCATTTTGGGTTCAAACACCACTCACACGCAACAAAGGTCACCTTTCAGGTCTTTGGACCCCGGAAAGGCCGGACCTCCAAAACAGGTTAATATTCACTAATACTTAAATGGCTTAATAATTCTTAAAGTAAAGTCTCGCTTTTATCAAATGAACCCTGAAAATTCTGGTTGCCATTTCAATGTGTTTGTCACCTGCTATTCATGGCTGATGTATTTCTGTCTTATTTATACAGAATCCTGTCTCTGCTAAGTAAGGTAAGGCTGGCATCTTTATGTCTCTCTTCCACCATTTTTGGGGGGGATCCTACTCCTGCCGTGTGCTTCACTAGCCCTTTAAATATATATCATCACAGTGGAGTCTAATCGCCAAGAACTTTGCACAATTCTCTTTCattcaatttgtaaaataaatcattgttgaacttgtattaagtctctcctgattgaaattgaacaaaattcACATCATCtctatttttactccttttcttGTCAATAAATATGAAGATGCTAAAttaaaatctgacaaaagtatAAGATCTTGTGAGGATCCTGTTAAGAACTTTGGCTCAgaattagagagagagagagagagaggaaaaaaaagtcagacttgTTGATAACTTTGGAATATTCTGATGTATTCTAGAAACTTTTACATTATGAACTCTATGTtaagattaaagttaaaaaaggttATGTTAcgtttttatttcttatttcaggGGAAGAGAGGAAGGTGATGAAATAAATATCAGTTCAATCTGTACAGCAGGAAATGTTTGTCATATTCTGCATGTTCTCATATCAGGTCTGATGGAGCCTCTTACTCAGTGAGTCACAATCCACTTTTTAATCAGGATGTCATGAACCCTGGAACAATAAGACTTTAACTCAGGGTGAATAagtttgtaaaaaacaaagggaTTCAAATGGAGGGAGAATCCAAACTAATCTACTAAGTCAAATAACAGTGAACTAGTCTCCCTGAGTATCAGCAACGCTCCAAACTGAGTTTAAGTAAAGCAAAGATTCAGCCAAACTAGAGCCAAAGAAACAATGAAAGAATGTGAGTTCACTAACAAAGAAGTGTGCTGTGGCTGGTTGGGAGCTGAATGAGACCAGGTTAcccctgatgacatcatcacctcTGCTGCAGCCTATCACCTGTCGGACCGGGGACTGGAGCAGCCGGTCAGCGTCAGATGATGTCACGCCTAATTCAGCAGATAGAGAAAAGACGGCCACATACACACAGCAGGCACAGCCACATTCTCCACAACAACAAAATATCATGTTAACAACAAAAGCACATTACCACCATGGTCCTAACAACAATCTGATCAGGAACACACTACATGGTTTTCATTCACTACTACAATCACCATTTACACAAAGATGGACATTctgaaatatgagaataaatcACAATATAGTTCCTGTCTGTTCAGCGCTGTGTGAAcgaggaaaaacaaaactttttttgaaCTTCTTCCTGAGCTCCCAGTGTGCGTGTGCCAGGGGCACGtgtggaaagagagagagagagagagagagagagagagcgatgAGGTGAGGCTGGACTGTTTCATGAAGGAGGGGtgcagaggttagaggagtgcaggagttgatgatctgttacTGGTCTTAGTCTCCCGCTCACTTCCAtgtacacacgtggacaaaattgttggtacccctctgttaatgaaagaaaaacccacaatggtcacagaaataacttgaatctgacaaaagtgataataaataaaaattcaatgaaaattaaccaatgaaaatcagacattgcttttaaattgtggttcaacagaattattttaaaaaacaaactcatgaaacaggcctggacaaaaatgatggtacccttaacttgatatcttgttgcacaaccttttgaggcaatcactgcaatcaaacgatttctgtaactttcagtgagacttctgctcCTCTCAGCAGGTGTTTtagcccactcctcatgagcaaactgctccagttgtctcaggtttgaagggtgccttctccagacgccacgtttcagctccttccacagatgttcagtaggatttagatcagggctcatagaaggccacttcagaatagtccaatgttttgctcttagccattcttgggtgtttttagctgtgtgttttgggtcattatcctgttgcaagacccatgacctgcgactgagaccaagctttctgacactgggctgcacatttctctctagaataccctgatagtcttgagatttcattgtaccctgcacagattcaagacaccctgtgccagatgcagcaaagcagcccctgaacataacagagcctcctccatgtttcacagtagggacagtgttcttttcttggtatgcttcatttttgcatctgtgaacatagagctgatgtgccttgccaaaaggttccagttttgtctcgtctgtccataggacatactcccagaagctttgtggcttgtcaacatgcagtttggcaaattccagtctggcttttttatgatttgttttcaacagtggtgtcctccttggtcatCTCCCATGAaatccactttggctcaaacaatgACAACTGGTatgatctgacactgatgtaccttgaccttggagttcacctttaatgtctttggaggttgttctgggctcttttgttaccattcctattatccgtctctttgatttgtcatcaattttcctcctgcagccacgtccagggaggttggctacagtcccgtggatcttaaatttctgaataatatggtcaactgtagtcacaggaacatcaagctgcttggagatggtcttatagcctttacctttaacatgcttgtctatcattttctttctaatctcctgagacaactctctccttggcttcctctggtccatgtttagtgtggtacacaccatgtcaccaaacagcacagtgactacctgtcaccctttaaataggccgactgactgattacaagtttgtagacacctgtgatgctaattagaggacacaccttggttgaacatgtccctatggtcacattattttcaatctttcttggggtaccatcatttttgtccaggcctgtttcatgagtttgttttttaaaataattctgttgaaccacaatttaaaagcaatgtctgattttcattggttaattttcattgaatttttatttattatcacttttgtcagattcaagttatttctgtgaccattgtgggtgtttctttcattaacagaggggtaccaacaattttgtccacgtgtgtatacATAAACGCTTTAGCGCCGCAAGTGTCTGAAGCTGTCACCTCTCcctcctgttttgttttgcgAAGAGAAGACTCGCCTAACTCGacctctgattggctctatGTTTTAGCTGATCAATCCAACCCACAAATGCAACACGTATTAGTCAATCAGTGGCAGAGTAGGACATGAGGGACGAAATACGGAACAAATGGCGTCTGGTATTGACTCAAAACAGGACgctgcatttaaatgcagcagCAGCGCACCACCTgcactaaaaccagactatagaccagaccgtctcagttTTATAAACCGGTCtcaaaccagactatagaccagaccgtctcagtgtTGTGACCTGGTCTAAAACCAGACAatagaccagaccgtctcagtgtTGTGATCCAGTCTGAAACCAGAATatagaccagaccgtctcagtgctgtgacctgttctaaaaccagactggaatttCTTAGTCATTGTGAGACATTAAAGATTAAAGCTGTGTAGAAACCACCTTTTCTAAACCTTTAGATAAAAACTGAAGTTTTTGTAATCGGTCAAATCATTAAAATCAGAGGGGTCAagatttggttttttttaaagaggttGGACCACAGcgtgtttaaaaacagagggaacTACACCTTCTGTTAAAGAACTATTAGTTACTGATAAAATACTGGGTCCAACCGTGttaaaaacctctttgagaaattTGGTGGGAATAACATCAAGCTGTTTTCATCTGGGATAAAATTTCAGCTAAAAGGACATGGACACCGACTCAAAACtactaaaataattaaaaatctcTCCCTGGATTTAAAATACAGGCTGGGGGTGTGATATTTTCCCTGATGTCCTTGACTTTGTTGTTAAAAGGAACTGAAAACTTCTCACATAAATCCTGAGAATCATCAGTAAAATGTGAAGGTGAGGGGCTGGTGATGGACTCTAACACCTTAAATAAAACTCAGGGATCAGAATGATTGGATCAaattaaattagaataaaatgctGCCCTACTGAAGTTGAGAAGGTGATTATATTCATGCTGAAAGTCATGCAATCAGGCctcatgaatatttttttcatgtgtgtcagaacacacacacacagtaccAGTGAATCTACAGAGACGAGAAAACGCAACAGTCATATCTCTCCTTCTGCTTCACTGGTAACATGAAAAgtattaaagaggaaaaaccACAATGAAACCAGTTATCTCCATGGAAGATGCTTCCTTATTTAACATGGTTTGTGACGATGTTAGTTTCTGCCTTTCACAGCTGATGCATAATTATTCATGACCTATGTTTTTCTGACTTCCTTGAAAGAGCAGTGCTATATCATGAGTGAATGTGATCACTGACCATAATCAGCAAAGACAGTTTGGATGCAGAGAAACATCAGACATCAGTGAAGAGACTTCATCCAGGTAAGATCTGCTCACTGAAACATCTCTGAACTGTCATCTTATTACAAATACTATTTAAGGATTTAGATGTTAGACACTTTTTGATAACTTGTAAATATTATGAATATAAATCCAAGCGTGTCTCTGTGATAGCCTGCAGGATTGTTTGAGTATCTCTCAGTATCAGCATCCTCCTCCATGATTCAAATGCTGTTCAAACTTTGTTAACAATCTCCTACACAGTCTCTATGATTGTTTTCAATCattaaaggagcagaaaaagctgcatggactgtaaaaaacaataatttccCCCTAAATCACAGAGATGATCATTCATACAGGATAAGTTtcacctgtggacctctgtgtgctgaaatatggtcgGTCATTTACTCTGGAAATTTTACTccacaaattacagacatggttgatTTCATAGGTTTCATAGGAATAGGGCATAAGGCCTGCTAaaaaagatctttgatgactaaaataATTACTTAAAGTAAGTTAGACCATTATTTCATGCATCTGggggaaattcacaacaacaagAACAAGATGTTGAAGGAGACTGAGGTCACATATAAGTTAATAtctctataatctgatgtttttaaatcatttacatcgaggagaaacaaaaggaaagttaaacactgaagcaactttgcatgttactgcaacaaccgagGAACTATcccagaaacacttcagaataacaGTTCTGTATGAAAACATGAGtagtctcaccacagaaacaaactgatggaacttttactttgaaaatcccagtggagGTTTACCgttcctgtcatgtcagcctggaatgaactgacagacaaacagctgtgcagagatctgactgcagctctgagcagaaatctttttcagtctctgGAGTTCAGAGCAGACATTCAGCAGCTCCAGACTGATTTACATCGACATTCATATTTTGAATAATGAAGGGGTTTGATGTGCTTACCCACAACACTGGCTCCTGTTGGTTGTGGATGGCGGTGGTGTCACTGAAAAACACgatttgcataaaaccacaagTTTGATATTGTTGTAACACCAAGACTGAGGAAAGACCGCCTTAAAACTGCTCAAATCAAGTCTAATGACCACCTCACACCTAGAGACTGAGACAACGAGAGCGAGCTGAGACTTTAGCAAGACTTCCCTGATTTTACTCCGACTctggaattttgtctgcgactttgaaatcagaggaaaagtgGTTAGGTGTAAGGCCGCCTTTAGACTATGGAGGTAAAGATCCGACTATTGTACAGCAgcctgtgtcaggacaggattcctttacattgtctgcatgtcttctgtgtgatatttcctcCAGATACAGAAAAATGAAGCACATAGAGCTATCTTTAAACAACAGAACAGATTCTACCCAGGATTCAAGCTTTGTAACGTAGCAACAATAAACGCTGGTGAGAAGCTCTGAAAATGAGGTTATAGGTGCTGGCAATGATAGAAAAAGCCGtctatggacacaggccctaaacAGCTGACCTGAcctgccagatagactgtttcatggATCCATAGCATGACTATACTTCACATTTaactgggaaagctcccatagaaagagtttggaaagggcaggacttttccaagAATTCTGGAAAAGATGATTGGAGGAAAGTTAATGATTTTCAACCTTAATTTTATAACTTTAGAGATGTTtctcatgactgaaatttggcctggtggtccataacacagtggcctgtcatacaacaaacctacataaagattttttatcactttacaggaactttagTTTTGAAAATGGTTGTAGTCATGCAATGTTTTTGTCTAAATCTTGATCTCTGTGATTTCAGGTTTCACTCTGAAGAATGGCAAACATCTCTGTGGCAAGCATTGACTATGCTGACTATTATGATATTTATGTTGTACCTTGGGAGGATTATAAAAACATCTTCTTCATCAAGCATGTAGTGACATGCATCATTATTTCTATCGGTCTCCCTTTGTTACTCATGGCCATCTATGCTCTCTACTCTCTGGTATGTGATTTATgtctttattcatttgtttataaaatgtcaattatataaaaatgtatttgatctgaaacatttcagtgtaacAAATATGCAcaaccaaaaaaagcagaaatcaggaaggggtcAAATCCATTTGTAGGCACTGTCTACCTGTATGCAGGTAGGACTCATTCttgcttgtttatttcattattatggcCAGAGAAGGCTCATGGTCTAGGCATTCCTACTGTTTACATGATGTCAGGAACCATGGACCAGAACACAGAATAACAGGACCCAAAAATGCAGACTCTCAGACAGGTTGACGTGAGGCAAAAATCAGATTCTTTAATACAGTCCGAAGTCAAAAACCAGAAGTTCCAAAACTCACAGGCAAAGGTACAAATAAGCAGCAGGCAGGAGCGGAGTCAAAAAGGGCTGGCGTGGTCGAGATCGAAACGAAACGAAGACGTGAGTAAACTAGAGAGCTGGTTCGTGACAGAGAAGGTCAACGGACTAACAAAGGAGGTGGGTGAGCAGGTGAGTATTATACTATGACTAATTAGTGATGCAGGACCGGTGTGAGGAGCAGCGTGCAGGACGGAGaacaggagagggaggggacgAGGTGAGTGACACAAGAGGTAAGGAGAGTCAGTGCGGAAAAGGCGGGGCGCGGTGAATGGAGCATGATCGATCTAAAATAGAAAAGAGAAAttagaacaagaaaaaaataaaaaagacatgaatgtgcgaaaaaggtgaaaaaataaacttaacagaCGAGGATCGTGACACATGCTGATTTAAGATAATGAGGGACAGTTTACAAAGTCAAATATGCTCCAAGGTTTGGGACAGCTGATTGGGCCGTGGTGGGCCATGGTGTCCCCTACACTACACCAGAAACAGCGTACCATGGAGCTGAAAGTTGGCCTGACTTCAAAGTGAGTGGTGTTACTCAAACATGGTGTATGAATCAGGAGAAAAGTGCTCAGTGTACTACTGGTTAAAGAGGATGCTAATCCATATGTAGCATGATGCTAACAGAATACAATAGAAAATCTCATAGAGAAACCTATCCACTGGTCCATGAGCTCCCTGATCccctgttttttatttctacacACTACTGGGTCTATCTATCTGATTAGCTTTTTTACTGACTACCATAAAAGGTGATGCTGGTCCCATAAACTTCAgctgacttttaaagtcatactaCTACTGAActcatctttatttcttttgtagTTCATGTAGATCCCATCAGTGATGCTCAGTAGGTACAGGGAGGAGAAGCTGACAGCTTGTGTAAATAAACTCAAGACATAGAGAATGAgatttgactgaaaatgtaGACCAGGCTGTTACTGCAGTAGCTGTGCAGAGGTTGATGTCCATTCTGGATGGAGGACTACAGAACGTGTTTAGAACTTCTtctcttctgtttctgtttctataTTTTCCTCAGGTAAAGAATGGTCAGGTGGCTCCAATCTACATCATCAACCTTTTCATATCAGACCTCATTCAGTTCTGCTTTCTGATCGCTTTGGAGTCCAAACCTGAGGAAGTGATGATACAAATTATTCTGAACTGTATTTACATATGTGGTCTATTAACTAGTGTTGGCTTCATGCTGTGTATTTCACTGGAAAGGTAACTATCTATTTAAATAGTATTAAATATAATATTTCTGTAGTATTGTGCATCTTTTCAGAGATAATACGTCCATCTTGTTTTGCAGATATTTGCTCATCGCCCACCCACTGTGGTACCGCTTCAGACGAACCATCAGGATCTCTGTGGGGGTCTGTGTTGTAGTCTGGATCATACCTCCCATCTTGATTTTTACTGTGTTCACCTGGAATACTGGGTTTGATGTAAAAATtatcttcttcatcttcttcatcaTTCCCTTCCCACTGTTCATCTTCTTCCTGGTTGGGACCCTCAGAGCTCTCTCTACTTCTGTCTCAGTCCCCTCTGATGAAAAACGGAGAATCGTGGCAATCTTAGTCCTGGTGCTGCTGATTTATACTCTGCTGTTCCTGCCTTACATTATTGCCCTCATTGCAGGAAAACATATCCATGATCTCACTCTAATTGACCTGTCCACCATGTTTGTAAGGCTGAGTCCACTTGCAGACTtacttctgtttgttttcatcaaaaaagagACCTTTGGGAAGCTTTGGACCTCTGTGTGCTGTTGCAGAAAGGAGAACAATGACACCAACAACACCAGCACAATCAATCTAGACCACACAGAGACCAGTGGTTATCAGTTAGGGGGGCGGAGCCAAAAAGTAGCTGATTGAGCTGTTTTCAGAAGGTCACAAATATGGGGGTCAGAAGTTCTGGATGTCTGAGTGAGCCCATGTTTATATTTGATTGACTCCATTTTCCCATAATAAGGAGTAAATTTAGGTCGTTTCCCAAAGATCTCAACTATTTCTCTCCTTTGTCAGGATGACAAACCTGAGTTTCCCAAGATAACAAGGTCATTCCTCCAGAAATATCCCAAACTTCCCTTTTCATGTGAAAGTGGAGTAAAGTGACTTGAATGCATGCTTGTCCTCTGCTACAACCATTCTTTcaaacatctttgttttgtgCTGTCTTGCTGCTTAAACTGTCACATATGAGTGgctttaatttattgtttttaaagcacTCATCTGAACAATATTATA
This genomic stretch from Cheilinus undulatus linkage group 22, ASM1832078v1, whole genome shotgun sequence harbors:
- the LOC121504929 gene encoding ovarian cancer G-protein coupled receptor 1-like, with translation MANISVASIDYADYYDIYVVPWEDYKNIFFIKHVVTCIIISIGLPLLLMAIYALYSLVKNGQVAPIYIINLFISDLIQFCFLIALESKPEEVMIQIILNCIYICGLLTSVGFMLCISLERYLLIAHPLWYRFRRTIRISVGVCVVVWIIPPILIFTVFTWNTGFDVKIIFFIFFIIPFPLFIFFLVGTLRALSTSVSVPSDEKRRIVAILVLVLLIYTLLFLPYIIALIAGKHIHDLTLIDLSTMFVRLSPLADLLLFVFIKKETFGKLWTSVCCCRKENNDTNNTSTINLDHTETSGYQLGGRSQKVAD